The region CATACTGGCGCCGCAGCCGCTGCAATTCGTCGGCGATCGCGGCATGATAGGGATCGAACCATATCGCGCGCCGCTCAGCGATATCCTGCGGACTAGGTTCCGGCCCTTCCCGGTACAGCGGCTCGCCATCGAAGGTCTCGATCGGACAAAGCCCCGTCGTCGCCTGCCCCGGATATAGCGACACACCGGAAGGGTCGCGATTCACGTCTATCACCGATCGCGAGATCGTCGTGCGGACGGTGGTCGCGCCGAGCGCGCCGGCGAAATCATAGAGCCGGTCGATCCACCAGTCCGCATCCTTGCGCGCCAGCCAGGGTGAGCGAAACCGACTTGCGATACTTTCAGGAATGTCGGTGCCGGTATGTGGGAATGCCACGACCAGCGGCGCATCGCCCGGCGAGACCTGCAACCAATCGGTC is a window of Sphingomonas sp. Leaf357 DNA encoding:
- the hutG gene encoding N-formylglutamate deformylase; translated protein: MTDWLQVSPGDAPLVVAFPHTGTDIPESIASRFRSPWLARKDADWWIDRLYDFAGALGATTVRTTISRSVIDVNRDPSGVSLYPGQATTGLCPIETFDGEPLYREGPEPSPQDIAERRAIWFDPYHAAIADELQRLRRQYDRVVLYDAHSIRSIVPRLFDGELPQFNIGTFDGAACASRLTQVVAAHAAFSGYSHVVDGRFKGGWTTRHYGEPEAGVHAIQMELACRGYMADPAGAIDEHSWPAPYDPETAAPLRTILRNILTACIDFARGSS